TTCATCACAACAAGAACAAGCTGGAGGTGTCGCTGATGTGGCAACTAATCAGCAAAACCAGGGGGTCCCTGCTTCTTCCCCACCCAACAGAGAGGTGAGAGCCAACCCCAAGAAACGGTCTAGAGCTTCTAGGCGTGCACCTACAACTGTGCTCACCACAGACACCAGCAATTTCCGAgccatggttcaggaattcacCGGCATCCCAGCTCCTCCTTTCCCAAGAACCAGGTTCGATCtatttgcttcttcttcttcttccgctCTCCTGGACCCCTCACCGCCACCGCCATCTTATCTTCTTCGCCCTTTCCCACAGAGACTACTTAACAACCACCCTCTTCCCCCACCCTCCATCGTCCACAACTCAACTACTGCCATTAACTTCCAACAACCCATCTCTTCTTTAGGTACTCTCAGCTTCCAGAACATGCTACAGCAAGCACCACCTCCAAACTAcccttctcatcatcatcatgctgCTTCTGTTGCCGCCCAAGTGGGACTGAGGCAACAAGCGCATCTTAACAACGAGAACAGGTTGctgagtagtagtagtaatgaTTCATCAAGGGAGGAATGGGCCCAGAGAAGAAGTGATGGTCAAGGAGAAGAAGCTCTCTACACTGACGTTGCAGAAAACACACTACTCACAAATACTGCCGCCAAAGTACAACACTACTCTTCGAATACTAAGGGGACAGATCAGTGTACAACTCAAGGTATGCTAGAATCAttgattcattcttcttctcctcaTAATTTAAGACCGATAACACAATATGATGAGGACAACAACAATGACATACAACACAAACAACATTATTAATTGCTTTATGTTTGTTTCTCATTTCGTAAAGTTTGAAGCAACTCAGTCACTGTAGTATCAATCAAAGACAGAATCCAATCTCTTGCTTCGCATTGTCATCTTAACCACAACCAtcacattaattaattaaactagacactcttcttctttttcttttcttttatctgTAGTTGTGTACATTAGTAGAAATATGTATCTTTATTTTTGCTATTTtactcttaattaattatttttattttgctttaattaatcatcataatatatatacaactgTGAATGTTGGTTTTGACTTTGACGAGTTTTGAAGTGCAGCTTACGCGTTAATCAAACAACACAAACAAATGCATCCCTTTCTCTATTTCTTTTCTCTGTCCTTATATTATAATACGTCATCCATTCTCATTTGCCTTCTAATAATGCCTCTAAATTAAAGCCCTCTaatttcttctacttcttttaattgttttttataACACCGATTAAATATATCTATGAGTCTACATTGTAGGAGTAATTGGCGGCGAGATTTCGGGATTACATAGCCGCCGCAATCTTGTTTTATTGAAATCAAAGTCATCTTTCATGTGTTGTTTTCATTTTCAACTTTCAAAGTTATAATCTTACCACTAAATACTAACAACACTCTACACATGgctatgtatgtatgtatgtgcaTGGGTCCATATAATtcttttcatcttttctttgaaaacaaaagaagaaaacgaaagAGAGACAGGTAACAGTTGACGAAAACGTCTCATGCTTGCGCATTCAAGACACAATCCCTGCTCTTTAATCTTTTGccgatttttctttctttctctcaatTCTTTTATGCATTTTAGGAATAATACGACATCCGTGATCACTCGTGATTTATACTGCCAAAATACTATGTAGCCAAGTATATATGTATGACGCGTCTTCATTgggttttttagtttttgatttggttaaacttaattatcttatactttgtttcctttttttttcttgatacaTTATACTTGTTTCTTTAAGAGGTTAGACCTCCTTCACTTAAATGATGTatttattttctgaaatttttggtAACAAATAATATTAGTCACAAACAGACACACAAccattaataaatactaaataaagtaaattttgactatttttttttgtgtttctaaGATTACTGTTTGTAAAATGTAAATTAATACATATTCATTTCAAATTACACTAGTTTAAGAATATAACCGGTGGCATAAAAAAATGGtagaaatttattatatttatttagattgtattttcagatatatatatatatatatatataagataaaatCATTCCTGAaacattgaaattgaaatttgtaAACAAAGTCCCCTGGATTATTTAAATgatcatttttatatttcttttaaaaaaatcgtGCATCCATATATTCACTGCATACCATACATGTTAAGTTAACTTGCAGTAATATCTAGTACTACTGACCCCATAGGCCGTACGGAGGCTTGTGGGGGTAGTTCAATCTTTTGGTGTTGTTTCTTATGTTTTTGTTTTGCCTGATTATCATGTATACcactattttatttatagaaaaGTAAAGTATTAAAAACAGTATTTGTCaataattcaaaagaaaaatgtcATCAAAAAAAGTTTATCTAATTTATTATGATACGCTATGGAAAAGTAAATATAACATGGACAGGGTTAACTATAGtctatattatttgatttagttttttaatagGACTTTTCTTTAGAATATGATGCCAAATTTGCATTTGCTAGCTTCGCAAATCGGCGGAAAGTGAAAATTGTATACGATTGAGGCTAATGTTTCCACAGTTTGTATAACCTTTTAACTCATGAGTCTCATGCCAACAGCGGCAATTCCAATTCAAATTATAAGAACGTGTACTTTGTTGTTTCATTTATATCATAGATCACTGCGGCAACTTATCCACGAAACAAAACACATCTCTTGTTACTACACTGATTTACTAGATTTCAGTCACTCTAGTACAATCTAACTATCTTCATAAGGGattaataaactaaaaatagCTAGAATGAGGAAATATccataaagaaaataaaagtttcATTATAAAAGCATTCGCATGAATAGTGTATATGAAAATTCTGAAATCAAATGATTAAAGTGCTCTGCTTAAATAATAAGCTTCATTGCTCGTGTGTACGGCTAATCATGAAAGAAATCAAGGACACACTCggacaaaaaatgaaaagaaaaaagaaaaaaaaaaggaaagcataCAATATTGTGCGAGTTTGGAGGAGtagtacaatttttttttctcattaaaTACTTTAGAGGGACAATCACCTAGGTAGACGGAACAGCAGAGGGAGATAAACGGGAATTAAAGTCTTAAAAATTAAACATCTGGTATCATCGATTGTACATTTATCATTTCTACCATTACCTACGTATAGATTTAACACAAGCTAGTCTAATTAAATTGTAGATATCATCAGAATGGTCACATAGACATTAATTGATCACACACACAAACATGATCATTTTCTTTCCTACTTATTATATGGCTTGGGCTACAACCTAATTACCTATATACATAATTACGTTCATCTAATAATGCGGTTCTCAATGAACTTGAAATATCTACCTATTAAACGACTGTGGCTATTATATTGTTAGTTATACTACGATGATCAGTTTGAAACTTGAGAGGAGAATTTTGAAAGGGGATCATTGTAGGTAGCTAGCTACATATAAAAGATTAGTTCAactaaaatatttcttttcttaaattaattaacgCCCGCGCAACAAAAAGGGAAGCATTAAAAAATGAAGGAAAGGATATGATAACAGANNNNNNNNNNCCTCTGAAGCACTCAGATCTTGAGGCCGGTATAAGAATGGTTATaatttgagaaagaaagtggtgGGCCTGTTGTCTTTTGCATGTAATGGCCGGGGATAATTCCCTCCAAAAAGTtaaatatctttttgatttcattGATTGAGAGATCATCATGTTTTGATTATTTCACCTTGGGGGTTAAATCTAGGGTAATGATGATACAGGGGGACAATGGGATGGATATGATATCCTCCAAGATTTTTCTATTGAAACTGTTACACCATGGGAGTGCTTTCACAAAAGGCTACCACCTTTCACATTGATATCTTTTTCTTCACTCTTATGACTAATGAGTATAGTTGTTAAAACCAGATTAGACTAGTTGATTGTTAATTAGAACAACTGATTAGAATTGGTGCGGATCGGTTTATAGAATTAGTGCGAATCCATATAAACCGGTCTTTTTGTATGTATCACTGTCACtgaatcaaattattttttattatatttatatttatttttaatatataatatataaaaatcaaattactttttaaaatatatatttattaattataatttaaacgATTCAACTAATTTATTAGTTGAACcaataaatcaataaactaataatttaatCGATTTAACCATGAGCCCGGTTATGACAAATATGCTAACGagtatcaaattttaaatagtattgataataaaaaaaatgattttgtaATACTTTTGGTAGCTAGGAGAGTAGGAGAGCAGAGCATAGGTTCTCCATGAGATGTGGATGGCACAAACTTTAGAGAGCATGATATGATGTGCATGGTGGCCCATTGCCAGTGAACAAGCCTTCACTTGTGTGCACTTTTAACAGTGATGGTTTtcatcactctctctctctctcaccctACAGTGTATGTGCCCTATAATTTTGAGCCTAAACATTAAAAAGATGAACAACTTTTTTCACTCctaatgatgaaaaaggctgCACTCCCCTCTTCACTTGATGAAAGGACAACGCTTGTGTTTGAAATTTGGACATATATtaattcattcttttatttattacatttatCTTGTATTTAAGAATCTGTCTAAAGTATATCTCGTCTAAGTTGATCTTGTCCACTAATTTTTCGATCTTCACCTGGGATGAGATGTATACTCGTAGAAAAAATTCTAACGTGCGTTCAACTTAATAAATATAGGAAGTATAGTTCAGAATAATGTATGTGGAGAAAGAAGTAGAATCACTCTACCTTTATTTATTACTCAgttcatgtattttttttagaaataatgTTATATActaagttcttttttttttaattaaatctaattaaattaatctaacataacaaaaatcaattataactaatattattttaaattttattattatttaacttagttagacttaaatcataaaaaaatttagatatgtaacattattcttttataaaaatattatttaccgTTATTTATAGGGGTGTCAAAAATCTTCAGGAGGCAGAGATCCCCGCGGGGACTGCCCCGAATGGAGCCTCAATGGTAGGGAATTTTTTCCGTGGAGATGGGATGGGGAGCAAAATTTTCCTAAGACAGGCGCGAGGACCCGAGCGGGGATTCCCGCCTTATCCCCGATAATTTCCCGAATGTTTGAAATTTCTTaaataactttattttatttctaacataggggttttttagtaatttcactaattaaaaaatcataacccTATTATTCAGTCTTCCATACTCACTGTGTTGTTTGCTGCGCCATCTACTCTCTATTCCCAGTCCCAACTCTCTTCCATCTCCATTTTGTTCAAATTCCAAAACTCCCCCACAGCACCATACGTTGTTCTCCTATAGCTCCAACTCTCTCCGGTTTCCATTTGATGTTAAAGactatatcttattttttttaaaatgaaaattgtattttaagattttattttatggatTATAATTTACTATGTTTTGGGACATCTATTGTTAGTCCAACTTATCATAAACATNNNNNNNNNNNNNNNNNNNNNNNNNNNNNNNNNNNNNNNNNNNNNNNNNNNNNNNNNNNNNNNNNNNNNNNNNNNNNNNNNNNNNNNNNNNNNNNNNNNNNNNNNNNNNNNNNNNNNNNNNNNNNNNNNNNNNNNNNNNNNNNNNNNNNNNNNNNNNNNNNNNNNNNNNNNNNNNNNNNNNNNNNNNNNNNNNNNNNNNNNNNNNNNNNNNNNNNNNNNNNNNNNNNNNNNNNNNNNNNNNNNNNNNNNNNNNNNNNNNNNNNNNNNNNNNNNNNNNNNNNNNNNNNNNNNNNNNNNNNNNNNNNNNNNNNNNNNNNNNNNNNNNNNNNNNNNNNNNNNNNNNNNNNNNNNNNNNNNNNNNNNNNNNNNNNNNNNNNNNNNNNNNNNNNNNNNNNNNNNNNNNNNNNNNNNNNNNNNNNNNNNNNNNNNNNNNNNNNNNNNNNNNNNNNNNNNNNNNNNNNNNNNNNNNNNNNNNNNNNNNNNNNNNNNNNNNNNNNNNNNNNNNNNNNNNNNNNNNNNNNNNNNNNNNNNNNNNNNNNNNNNNNNNNNNNNNNNNNNNNNNNNNNNNNNNNNNNNNNNNNNNNNNNNNNNNNNNNNNNNNNNNNNNNNNNNNNNNNNNNNNNNNNNNNNNNNNNNNNNNNNNNNNNNNNNNNNNNNNNNNNNNNNNNNNNNNNNNNNNNNNNNNNNNNNNNNNNNNNNNNNNNNNNNNNNNNNNNNNNNNNNNNNNNNNNNNNNNNNNNNNNNNNNNNNNNNNNNNNNNNNNN
The genomic region above belongs to Arachis duranensis cultivar V14167 chromosome 3, aradu.V14167.gnm2.J7QH, whole genome shotgun sequence and contains:
- the LOC107480511 gene encoding uncharacterized protein LOC107480511, with product MDSGNSSGSMSSGADEENESRAHSLSSSYMTPPPPFTTATNNTQQHLFLQDPLLSNYLDIMWSKPNNQSDLAASFIIPSSSQQEQAGGVADVATNQQNQGVPASSPPNREVRANPKKRSRASRRAPTTVLTTDTSNFRAMVQEFTGIPAPPFPRTRFDLFASSSSSALLDPSPPPPSYLLRPFPQRLLNNHPLPPPSIVHNSTTAINFQQPISSLGTLSFQNMLQQAPPPNYPSHHHHAASVAAQVGLRQQAHLNNENRLLSSSSNDSSREEWAQRRSDGQGEEALYTDVAENTLLTNTAAKVQHYSSNTKGTDQCTTQGMLESLIHSSSPHNLRPITQYDEDNNNDIQHKQHY